Within Mycobacterium botniense, the genomic segment CGCGTCCGCGATCGGGGTGGCACCGCAGATGCGCACCAGCGGTGCTGGAACCTGCGGTGTCAGAAAGATCTCCAGCGCCCCGCCGGACAGACACGGGTTGACGACAACGCACGCGCCGGGCGCCTCCGGGAACTGCACGTCACCGTCGGGCAAAACCCGCAACAGCACACTCTCGTTCGCCTGCAACGCGCCAAGAGCCGCTTTACGCACCGAATTCTGTGCGCAGTGGCCGCCGACGAAACCCTCGATCGTCCCGTCGGGCAGCAGGATCGCCTCGTCACCTGGACGCGCCGAGCTGGGATGCTGCGCACGCACGACCGTCGCGTGTACGAAAGGTGTACGGGCACGCAGCAGTTGCTGCACTCGTTCGCTGATCGTCATGCATACCTTCTAGATCGGCGGTGTGGCCCGCCCCTGCATGGCCTCCCATACCCGTGACGGCGTCAGCGGCATGTCGACATGGCGAACACCGTATGGCGCCAACGCATCGACCACGGCGTTGACCACAGCGGGCGGTGAGCCGACCGTGGCTGATTCGCCGATGCCCTTCGCACCGATCGGATGGTGCGGCGACGGGGTCACGGTGTAGCCGGTCTCCAGGTGTGGTACTTCCATTGCGGTCGGGATCAGATAGTCCATCAGCGAACCGCCCAGACAGTTGCCCTGCTCGTCGAAGGCGATCATCTCCATGAGCGCCATCCCGATGCCGTCGACGATCCCGCCGTGCACCTGGCCCTCGATGATCATCGGATTGATGCGGGTACCGCAGTCGTCGACCGCCAGGAACCGGCGCACCTTCACCACACCCGTGCCGGGATCGACGTCAACCACACAGAAGTAGGCGCCGTACGGGTAGGTCAAATTCGAGGGGTTGTAGCACACCTCGGCATCCAGGCCGCCCTCGATCCCGTCCGGCAGATCACCCGCGCCGTGGGCTCGCATGGCGATGTCCTGGATCGTCACCGACGCTGAGGGGTCACCCTTGACGTGGAACTTGCCCTTCTCCCACTCCAGGTCGGCCACCGACACCTCGAGCATGCCGGAGGCAATGATCTTGGCCTTGTCGCGCACTTTGCGCGCCACCAGCGCCGCAGCCGCGCCGGAGACCGGGGTGGAACGACTGCCATAGGTGCCCAACCCGAATGGAGTCTGGTCTGTGTCGCCGTGCACCACCTCAATATCTTCGGGCGGAATACCCAGCTCCTCGGCGACGATCTGCGCGAACGTGGTCTCGTGACCCTGTCCCTGAGTCTGCACCGAAAGCCGCACCACGGCTTTGCCGGTCGGGTGCACGCGCAGCTCGCAGCCGTCGGCCATTCCCAGGCCAAGAATGTCCATATCCTTGCGCGGCCCGGCGCCAACGGCTTCGGTGAAAAACGACATCCCAATCCCCATCAGTTCGCCGCGTGCCCGGCGCTCCTTCTGCTCGGCCCGCAGCTGCTCGTAGCCGAGCATCGCCATAGCCTTGCGCAAAGTGGTCTCGTAGTCGCCCGAGTCGTAGACCCAGCCGGTCTTGGTGGTGTAGGGAAACTGCTCTGGTTTCAACAGATTTCGCAGCCGCAACTCGGCTGGATCCATGTTCAGCTCGTCGGCCAGGCAATCCACCAGCCGCTCCACGAAATACACCGCCTCGGTGATGCGGAACGAGCACGCGTAGGCCACCCCACCCGGCGCTTTGTTGGTGTACACCGCGGTCAGGTGACAGTAGGCGGCCTCCAGGTCGTAGCTGCCGGTGAACACACCGTAAAAGCCGGCCGGGTACTTCGTCGGAGCGGCCTGCGCGTTGAAGGCTCCGTGGTCGGCCAGCACGTTGGACCGCAGCGCCAGAATCTTGCCGTCTTTGGTGGCGGCGATCTCACCGACCATGATGTAGTCGCGGGCAAAGCTGGTCGAGGTCAGGTTCTCGCTGCGGTCCTCCATCCATTTGACCGGTTTGCCCAGCAACAGCGAGCCGACGATCGCGCACACATAACCGGGGTAGATCGGCACCTTGTTGCCGAATCCGCCGCCGATATCGGGTGAGATCACCCGGATCTTGTGTTCGGGCAGGCCCGCAACCAATGCGTAGAGGGTGCGGTGCGCGTGCGGCGCCTGCGAGGTGGTCCACAGCGTGAGCTTGCCGGTGACCGGATCCAGGTCGGCGACCGCACCACAGGTTTCCATCGGCGCCGGGTGCACCCGCGGATAGACCATCTCTTGTTTGACCACCACATCGGCTTTGGCAAAAGCAGCTTCGGTGGCCGCCGCGTCGCCGGTTTCCCAGTCGAAAATGTGGTTGTCGGTCTTGCCCTCCAGATCGGTGCGGATCACCGGGGCGTCGGGTTCCAGCGCCTTGCGGGCGTCGACCACCGGGTCCAGGGGCTCGTATTCGACGTCGATCAATTCCAGTGCGTCGCGCGCGGAATAGCGGTCCTCGGCCACCACGAACGCCACCTCCTGGCCCTGGAAGCGGACCTTGTCGGTAGCCAGCACCGCCTGCACGTCATTGGACAAGGTCGGCATCCACGCCAGGCCCTTGTCGGCCAGATCCGCGCCGGTGACCACCGCTTTGACCTTCGGATGTGCCTGCGCGGCAGTAGTGTCGACGCCGACGATGCGGGCGTGTGCATAGGGCGAGCGCAGGATCGCCAGGTGCAACATGCCCGGCAGCACGACGTCGTCGACGTAGGTGCCGCGGCCCCGGATGAACCGCGGATCTTCTTTGCGCAGCATCCGGCCATACCCGCATGGCTTCTGGTCGTTGTCGGCGAGGTCTTCCGGAGTGGGTGGACGAGACTCGATGGTGGTCATGCGCTGGCCTCCGCGGCGGTCTTGGGGTGCTGAGCGGCCCATTGGATGGCACGCACGATGGTGGTGTATCCCGTGCAGCGGCAGATCTGCCCGGAGATCGCTTCCCGGATAGTGGCCTCGTCCGGGTTGGGATTGCGGTCGAGCAGGGCCCGGGCGGTAATCATCATTCCGGGTGTGCAAAATCCGCATTGCAGCCCATGACAGCGCATAAACCCTTCTTGGACGGGGTCGAGCCGACCGTCGACTTCCAACCCCTCCACGGTGCGCACGCTGTGCCCGGATGCCATGACCGCCAGCATGGTGCACGATTTCACCGGAACGCCGTCGACGTCGACCACGCAGGTCCCGCAGTTGCTGGTGTCGCAGCCCCAGTGGGTTCCGGTGAGCCGTAATTGATCCCGCAGAAAATGCACCAACAGCATGCGGGGTTCGACGTCGGCGGTGACCGCCTCACCGTTGACCGTCATCGTCACTTGCATCGGCTTTTCCCTTCAATTCCCTTGCGGCAGCGGAATGTTACGAACTCGCTCGACCGCGGTGCGCAGCGTTCGCGTGGTCAGCTCGGCTGCCAGGTGCCGCTTGTATTCGGCTGTGCCGCGCACATCGGTCACCGGCTCGCAGGCTGCCGCGGCGCGCCGACCGCCTTCGGCGAAAACCTCTTCGGTGGCCGGCTTGCCGACCAACGCGCCGGAGACCTCGGCCAGGGCCTCCGCGTCGGGGTTTACCGCAGTCAATCCCACTTTGGCGGCGGCGATCACATCCCCGCCGAGGGTGACCGCAGCGCCGGCGGCGGCGACAGCCCAGTCGCCGACCCGGCGTTCCACCTTTGCGTAGGCACTTGACGTGTTGTGCCGCAATGGAATACGTATCTCCAGCAGAATCTCGTTGTGCGCCAGGGCTGTCTCATATGGCCCAGTCAGAAAGTCCCCGATCGCGATCTCACGCTCCCCCGCGGGTCCACGGGCCAGACACACCGCGTCCAGCACCGTGCACACCGTTGCCAGGTCCTCGGCGGGATCCGCTTGGCACAGCGAGCCGCCAAGGGTGCCCCGATTGCGTACCACCGGGTCGGCGATCACGCGTTCGGCGTCGCGGAAGATCGGGCACCACGCCGCCAGTGCATCGGATTCCAGCAGATCCCGGTGCCGGGTCATGGCGCCGATGCGGGCCAGCGTGGGGTCGGTGATGATGTATCCCAGCTCGGGTGCCAAATCGTTGATATCAATCAGGTACTCCGGGTTGGCGATGCGCAGTTTCATCATCGGCAGCAGGCTGTGGCCGCCGGCGATCACCCGCGCGCCCTCCCCTAACCGGTCCAGTAGTCCGATGGCGTGGTCGACGCTGCTCGCGCGTTCATACTCAAAGGGCCCGGGAACTTGCATGTGACCCACCTCATAGTCAAGGGAGCCTTAGTGTGGGCCCGCTGCTGACGTTGCGTCAACAGTGAGTTAAGGGATCACTGAACTCGTCGTCGGCTGCTGGTCGTGGTGAATCGGGCCGTCGAGATCGGCCAGCCGTCGTCCCCCGCCACCCCAGCGGCGGGCGATAATGTCCGCCGCGATCGACACCGCGGTCTCTTCCGGGGTGCGGGCTCCGAGATCCAGGCCAATCGGACTGGCTAACCGGTTCAACTCGGCGTCGCGCAGACCCGCTGCCCGCAGCCGCACCATCCGATCCTCGTGGGTGCGCCGCGATCCCATGGCGCCCACGTAGCCGACATCGAGGCGCAAGGCCAGCTGCAGCACCGGAACGTCGAACTTCGGATCGTGGGTGAGTACACAGATGACGGTGTCACGATCGACCGCGCCCGCGGCGGCCTGGGCCGCCAGATACCGGTGCGGCCACTCGACCACCACCTCGTCGGCGCCGGGGAAGCGGCCCGGCGTGGCGAACACCGGGCGGGCATCACACACGGTGACGCGGTAGCCCAGAAACGAGCCCAGCCGGGCCAGCGCGGCAGCGAAGTCGATCGCGCCGAACACCAGCAGGCGAGGACGCGGCGCATAGCTGGACACGAAGATCTCCATGCCCTCACCCAGACGCTGCCCGTCGGGCCCGTAGCGCAGCACGTCGCTGCGGCCCACGGCGAGCAGCCCCCGGGCGTCGTCGGTGGCGGCGGCATCAACCCGCGCGCTACCCAACGACCCGGTGACCGCATCCGGGCGGACGACAAGCCGGCGTCCGACGCGGCCGGGGTCGGGGTGAGCGATGACGGTCGCGACCGCCACCGGTCGGCAACTGTGGATGTCCTCGGCCACCGTGTCCAGGTCGGGGAATGTGGCCTTCGACACCGGCTCGATAAACACGTCGATGATGCCCCCGCAGGTCAGCCCGACCGCGAACGCGTCACCGTCGCTGACACCGTAGCGTTCCAGCCGCGGTTTCCCGGTGCGGGCCACCTCGGCGGCGAGTTCGTAGACGGCGGACTCCACGCAGCCGCCCGACACCGATCCGCTCACCGACCCGTCCGGGGCCACCACCAGTGCCGCCCCCGGTAATCGCGGCGCCGAGGCGAAGGTGCGCACCACGGTCGCCATGCCGGCGGTAGCATCCGCATGCCAGATCGACATCAGATCCACGATCACCTCGCGCACAAGTTCCAACGTAGGCTCAATCCCATGACGCCGGCTCAACTTCGGGCATATTCGGCCGTTGCGCGACTAGGCTCGGTGCACGCGGCCGCCGAGCAACTGGGGATGTCTGACGCCGGAATCTCGATGCATGTGGCGGCGCTGCGCAAAGAACTCGATGACCCCTTATTCATCCGGACCGGGACCGGGCTGGCTTTCACTCCGGGCGGGCTCCGGTTAGCCAGCAGGGCGGTGGAAATCCTTGGGCTGCAACAGCAAACAGCGATCGAGGTGACCGAAGCCGCGCACGGGCGCCGGTTGTTGCGGATCGCGGCATCCAGCACCTTCGCTGAACATGCCGCGCCCGGGCTGATCGACTTGTTCTCGTCGCGGGCCGACGATCTGTCCGTGGAGTTGAGCGTGCATCCCACGAGCCGATTCGGTGATCTCATCTCTTCACGCGCGGTGGATATCGCCATCGGCCCGGCCGCGGAAAGTGCAACCGGCTCGGACGGGATCGTGGTGCGCCCATTTTTGAGGTATCAGATCATTGCGGTGACTTCGCCGCACAGCCCGCTGGCGCGCGGTGTTCCCAGCCCCGAACTGCTGCGTGAGCAGGAGTGGATGCTCGGCCCGTCGGCAGGCAGCGTGGACGGCGAGATCGCCGCTATACTGCGTAATTTGGCGATCCCGGAATCACGGCAGCGAATGTTTCAGAGCGACGCCGCTGCGCTCGAGGAGGTTCAGCGTGCCGGCGGAGTAACGCTGACCATCGGCTTCGCTGTCGCCAAAGACCTTGCCGCCGGGCGATTGACGCACCTCACCGGGCCGGGACTGGACGTTCCCGGCGAATGGTGCACGGCCACCCTGCCGCCGTCAGCACGCCAGCCTGCGGTGTCAGAACTCCTGCGCTTCATCACCACTCCGCGCTGCACCCAAGCGATGATCCGGGGCACTGGCGTCGGCGTGACCCGGTTCCGCCCGAAGGTGCATGTGACGCTGTGGAGTTGATGTTTTGGCGCGCTACCAGGCGCGCTCGAGGTCGCCGTGCTGGGCGATCCAGGTGTGCATCGCGATGCCGGCCGCGACGGCCACGTTGATGCTTCGGGTGGAGCCGAATTGGGCGATGGACACCGTCATGGCCGCGCCCGCCCGGGCGTTGTCGGTGATACCCGGACCTTCCTGACCGAAAATCATCAGGCAGTGTCGCGGCAGCGTGGTTTGCTCCAGACGGGCGGCGCCGGGGAGGTTGTCGACCGCGACCACGGTCAGGCCGGCGCCGGCTGCGAAGTCGAGCAGATCGGCGATCGTGTCGTGATGGCGCAGCCGCTGGTAGCGGTCGGTGACCATGGCGCCGCGGCGGTTCCAGCGCCGGCGTCCGACGATGTGCACGGTGTCCACGGCGAACGCGTTGGCGGTGCGCACCACCGCGCCGATGTTCGCGTCGTGGCCGAAGTTTTCGATCGCCACATGCAGCGGGTGCCTGCGGGTGTCGATATCGGCGATGATCGCCTCACGGGTCCAATAGCGGTATGCGTCGACGACGTTGCGGGAATCCCCGTCGCGCAACAACACCGGGTCGTAGCGGGGATCGCTGGGCGGCGGACCCTGCCATGGGCCCACCCCGGCGGCCGGGGCACCCCATTCGGTGGGACCGGGTTCACCCATGGGTGGTCCACACCGCGGCATGAGTGCCGATCACCGCCACCGTCGCATACAGTACCGCGGCGTTGATCTCGCCCTGCGTGCACAGCGACGCGCTGACGTGCACGGCGTCCAGTGACGCCTCGGGCAGGATCAGCACCGACGCCCCATACTTCGCGCAGGCCGGGCTCAGCCCGGAGCCGGGCAGGCTGGGCGCCGCCAGCAGCATCAACGGGCCGCCGCGGGCCGCGGACTCGTCGCGATAGCGGGCGGCGATGCCCTCGGCCAGCAGGCCCAGCAGCATATAACCACTGCCGGTGAATGTCCCCGGCTCACCCAGCGACGCCCGGGTCAGCTGGGTACCGTCGGCGCGCCAGGCCGCCACGCTGGTGGTTTTAACGACCAGACCGGTGTCGTTTTTGTTGGTCGGCAACATCCCCACCGGAAACGCCGCCGGGTAGGCCGCCGCCGTGCCCGCGATCCGGTCCCGCGGCGAGTAGAGATACACCCCGCGCACCGCGCTGCGGTCTTTCAGCGGGCCCAGACACACTGTGCCGGTGAGCCGGTCGGGCGCCGGCGCAGACAGCGCCGCCGCGATGGCCTTGGGCCCTCCGATCGTGGCGTCGCAACTGCCGATGCCGGTGGCTTCCAGGGGGTGCGCCAGCGCGCCGTAGAGGCCGAAGCGAATGTCTTGGGGTTTCGCGTGCGGGGACGCCGGATCGGTTGCGGTGGCGTCGACGTCGACCAGTACGTAGTCGCCGCCCCAGCGCAGGTTAGCCACCTGGATGTGGTAGCCCAGCACCGTCAGCGACTCGCCGAGGCGAACGGCCGGGGCGCCGTAGACGCTGCGCTGCCCGGAGCCGGTGCAGGCGCCCAGACCCAGCGCCGCCACCACAAGGGTCATCGCGAGGAGAGCCCGCATCGCTAGCGGATCGGTGGCGTGTGTGACGGCTCAGCCGCTGTCAGGCCCAGATCCGCCAGGCCAAGCACGCTGCGATAGGCCAGTCCCTCGGCCTGGATCGCCGCAGCGGCACCGGTATCGCGGTCCACCACGGTGGCGACGCCGACGACCTCGCCGCCGGCTTCCCGCACGGCCCGCACCGCCTGTAACGCCGAGGCCCCGGTGGTGCTGGTGTCGTCCACTACCAGGACCCGACGCCCGGTTACCTCGGCCCCTTCGATAAGCCGTTGCATGCCATGAGTTTTCACCGATTTGCGCACGACGAAAGCGTCGATGGGGCGGCCTGGTGCGTGCATGACGGCGACCGCGACCGGATCGGCGCCCAGGGTCAGGCCACCGACCGCCGCGTAGTCCCAGTCGTCGGTGAGTTGGCGTATCAGCCGGCCGATCAACGGGGCCGCCCGATGGTGCAAAGTGGCGCGGCGCACATCGACGTAATAGTCGGCTCGCTGACCCGACGACAGGATGAAACGGCCGCGCACCACCGACAGCCGGCGCACCAGCTCAGCCAATTCGTCGCGGTCGGCCGCAGCGAGCCGCGGCCCGGTTGGCCCGGCTTCCTCGCGGGGCCTGACACGGCGCGCGTCCTCCCCCAGCCGAGGCTGTCGGCCCGGCTGCTCGCCCGACCTAAGTGCGGCCACGGCCCCGACCGATCACATTGGTGGCAACACGCACCAGGTTTCGCGGCACCAACCGTCCAGCCGCGACCATCGCCTTGTACTGCACCCCCGGGATGCTGATCACCTTGCCGCGGGCGATGTCGGCCAGGCTTGCCCGGATCACGTCGTCGACCTCAAGCCACAGAAATGACGGCAGCGATGTCATATCGATACCGGCGCGGCGATGGAATTCGGTGTGCACGAAACCCGGGCATACCGCATGAACACCCACCCCCGTGCCTTTCAACCCGCGGGCCAAACCTTCGGTGAAGGCCACCACCCAGGCCTTAGACGCCGAATACGTCGATCCCCGCCCGGGCAGCAGCCCGGCCACGCTGGCCACGTTGATCACGGTACCGGCGCCGGCGTCGAGCATGGCCGGCAACGCGGCCCGTGTCAGTTCCATCACCGCGGTCACATTGACATCCAGCTGCGCGTGCAGCAGGGCCGGATCGGCTGTCCAAAATTCACCCGATGTGCCGAAGCCGGCGTTGTTCACCAAAACCCGCACCCCGGCGCTGAGCCGGTCGGCCACCGTGGCGCGGCCAGCCGAATCAGCCAGATCAGCGGGCAAAACCTCGACACAACGGCCGGCTTCGTCACGCAACTCACCCGCCAGCCGCGCCAACCGACGGGTGTCCCGGGCGACCAGCACCAGATCGTAGCCGTCGGCGGCATACCGTCGCGCGAAACCTGCGCCGATCCCGGAGGTGGGCCCGGTGATCAGGGCAACACGGCCAGCCATCACCGACAGCGTAGCGAACGCGGTGACCGGTCCGATGCGGGCCGAGACGGATCCGGACCGCCGCCGGTGCGGCTATCAGCGCAGGTGATGCGCGGCCTGATGACCATTACGCGCCGACGGTGGGGGGCTCTGCCCAGCTCGGGAGCGGCCCTCCTCGCGGGCAGTGAAGTCACCACGCGGCAGGTCGCGGTGGGCGGGTCCGCCGTGCGACGGTTCGCGGGATTCCCCGCGCGGCGGCTCGCGGTGGCTCATCTCGGGGCGGGCCGCGCCTTGGCCGCGCCGCGGCACCGCATCTGCGCGGCCAGCCGGCGCCAGCGGACGGCTCGGTGCTGCGTTACGCCGCGCTGCCGGCTGAGATGCCATGGCCTGAGGTGTGGGTGGCAATACCCGCAGCAAGTCGTTGAACTGGCGCACCGTGCGCAATCCCTCGTCCCAGTCGGCCCGGGTGCTGGAGATCGGCATGCTGACCAATGTCCAGTTCTCCTCGTTCCACATGATCTCGGCACAGTCGGGTGCGGTGTGCGCGAAGGTGACCATGCGCCGGTCGCAGGCCCGCCGGGCGGCATCGAGGTTGGTGGAGTACACCATCCGCGGTCCGATCGCCCCGAGCAGCCACGTGTCGCTTTCGCGGGGCTCTTTCAGCCCTTTGAGCCGCATATCGAGGACGACGTTGGTGCCCACCTTGCGGTGCAGCGCGATCACCGTGGCCACTTCTTCGAGATCAAAGATGTAGACGGCCTCCCCGCGAATCTGGCCCAGGACCACGTTTTTTGCCGGCACATCACCAACGGTCGAGATCACCCCGCGTGTCCAGCGTTTGACCAAGTCGGCGGATTCCGGCTCGTAATCGAACCCGTGCGATCGCGCCCAGGATTTACGGCGCCGGCCGCGCCCACGGCGTCGATCGAGGTCGACGTACAGCAGCACCGCCGCACCGACGAAGCACAGTGCGGACAGCGTGAACCAGAGCGGAACCATCCCACGTAGCCTATCGGTTGTGAGCCCGGAACCGGACGGGCTCGCAGGTCACAACCCCGCATCAGCCTCGTGACAGCACGGCCGAGGCGTGCCCCGGCGGCAGGGACGAGTGTCGTCTCAGCCCAAAATCAGCGAGTCACCGTCGGGACTGACGTTCACCGGCACGGTGTCGCCGTCGTGCACCTGCCCGGCGAGCAGCATCTTGGCCAGCTGATCACCGATGGCCTGCTGCACTAGCCGCCGCAGCGGACGCGCCCCATAGACCGGGTCGAAGCCACGTTTGGCCAGCCATTGCTTGGCCGCCAGCGACACCTGCAGCTGGAGCCGCCGCTGGGCCAGCCGTTTCTGCAGCTGGGCCAGCTGGATGTCAACAATCTGGACCAGCTCTTCCGGCTTGAGCGGGTCGAAGATCAGCACGTCGTCGAGCCGGTTGATGAATTCGGGCTTGAACGTCGCCCGCACCGCGGCCATCACCTGCTCCTCGGTGCCGCCCGAGCCCAGGTTGGACGTCAGGATCAGGATGGTGTTGCGGAAATCGACGGTGCGTCCCTGCCCGTCGGTGAGCCGGCCCTCGTCAAGGACCTGCAGCAGCACGTCGAACACATCTTGGTGCGCCTTCTCGATCTCGTCGAACAGCACGACGGTGTACGGACGCCGGCGCACCGCCTCGGTGAGCTGGCCGCCTTCCTCGTAGCCGACATAGCCCGGTGGGGCGCCGATCAGCCGCGCCACCGAGTGACGCTCGCCGTATTCGCTCATGTCGATACGCACCATTGCGCGCTCGTCGTCGAACAAGAACTCCGCCAGCGCCTTGGCCAGCTCGGTTTTGCCGACGCCGGTGGGGCCCAGGAACATGAACGCCCCGGTCGGCCGGTTGGGGTCGGCGACGCCGGCCCGGCTGCGGCGCACCGCGTCCGAGACCGCGAGCACGGCTTTCCGCTGCCCGACGACGCGCTTGGCCAGCTCGTCTTCCATGCGCAGCAACTTGGTGGTCTCACCTTCCAGCAGCCGCCCCGCCGGGATCCCGGTCCACGACGACACCACCTCGGCGATGTCATCGGGGCCGACCTCTTCTTTGAGCATCATGGCTTCCCGCGCCTGGGCCTGCGGCAGCGCGGCATCGAGCTTTTTCTCCAGCTCCGGGATGCGCCCGTAGCGCAGCTCAGCGGCCTTGGCCAGATCGCCGTCACGCTCGGCACGCTCGGACTCGCCGCGCAGGATTTCCAGCTGTTCTTTGAGCTCGCGCACGGTGTCGATGGCGTTCTTCTCGTTCTGCCAGCGGGTAGTGAGCTCAGCCAACCGTTCTTTGTGGTCGGCCAGTTCGGCGCGCAGCTTTTCCAGCCGTTCTTTGGAGGCTTCATCCTCTTCTTTGGCCAGGGCCATCTCCTCGATCTCCAGCCGCCGCACCAGCCGCTCCACCTCGTCGATTTCAACGGGGCGCGAGTCGATTTCCATGCGCAGGCGGCTGGCCGCCTCATCGACCAGGTCGATGGCCTTGTCCGGCAGGAAACGCGCGGTGATGTAGCGGTCGGAGAGTGTGGCCGCGGCCACCAGCGCCGAGTCGGTGATACGCACGCCGTGATGCACCTCGTAGCGGTCTTTGAGGCCACGCAGGATGCCGATGGTGTCCTCCACCGACGGCTCACCGACATAGACCTGCTGGAAGCGCCGTTCCAGGGCGGCGTCCTTCTCGATGTGCTTGCGGTACTCATCGAGTGTGGTGGCGCCGACCAGCCGCAGCTCACCACGGGCCAGCATCGGCTTGATCATGTTGCCGGCGTCCATCGCGCCTTCGCCGGTCGCCCCGGCGCCCACGATGGTGTGTAGCTCATCGATGAACGTGATGATCTGCCCGGCCGAGGCCTTGATGTCGTCGAGCACGGCCTTCAGCCGTTCCTCGAATTCGCCGCGGTATTTCGAGCCGGCGACCATCGAGCCCAGGTCCAGCGCGATGATCTTCTTGTCGCGCAGGCTTTCCGGCACATCGCCGGCGACGATACGTTGCGCCAAACCCTCCACGATGGCCGTCTTGCCGACACCCGGTTCGCCGATGAGCACCGGGTTGTTTTTGGTCCGCCGCGACAGTACCTGGATGACGCGGCGAATCTCGGTGTCACGCCCGATGACGGGGTCGAGTTTTCCTTCGCGCGCCGCCGCGGTCAGGTCGGTGGAGTATTTCTCCAGCGCCTGGTAGGTGGCCTCCGGGTCGGGGCTGGTAACCCGGGCGCTGCCGCGGACCTTGACGAACGCGTCCCGCAGCGCCTGCGGGGACGCGCCGTGACCGTTCAGTATCTTGGCGACGTCGGAGTCGCCGGTGGCCAGGCCGACCAGCAGATGCTCGGTGGAAACGTACTGGTCGTCCATCTCGGTCGCCAGCTGCTGGGCGGCGTTGAGCGCCGCCAGAGACTCCCGGGACAGCTGCGGCTGCGCGCTGGCTCCGGTGATCTGCGGTAGCCGGTCGAGCAAGCGCTGCGTCTCAGCGCGGATGGTGGCGGGCACGACGCCGACAGCCTCCAGCAGCGGCGCGGCGATCCCGTCGGTCTGCGTGAGCAATGCCATCAGCAGATGAGCGGGCCGGATCTCTGGGTTACCGGCGGCCGACGCCGCCTGGAGCGCCGAGGTGAGCGCCGCTTGCGTCTTAGTTGTCGGGTTGAACGAGTCCACAACAGCCTCCATCCGGGGTCATAACCGAGGTATCGACAATGCTTGTCGCGATGTTCAACGCCGTAAATGTTGAGTCTGTTCCGCTCAAGTTTAGCCCGGTTTCGGTCGCCGGGCGTGCCAACAAGGTCGTCGAGGGCCGGCCGAGCTGCCGGAGAATCGGTGTGCACGCCGACTGGCGGGTCTGATCCGGAGGATTTGTCGGTCGGCTACGGTTCTCGGAGTGGCAACGAGCTGGGGTTCGGCGCTGACCGGGCTTATTTCCCTTGCGCTGGTGATCGCCCTGTCGCCGCTGTCGATCATCCCGGCGGTGCTGGTATTGCACACACCGCGGCCACGGCCCACCAGCCTCACCTTCCTTGGCGGCTGGCTGGTGTCGCTTGTCACGCTGACAGCGATTTTCGTCGAAGCCTCCGGGCTGCTCGGCGGCTTGCACCG encodes:
- a CDS encoding XdhC family protein is translated as MTISERVQQLLRARTPFVHATVVRAQHPSSARPGDEAILLPDGTIEGFVGGHCAQNSVRKAALGALQANESVLLRVLPDGDVQFPEAPGACVVVNPCLSGGALEIFLTPQVPAPLVRICGATPIADALSRICELVGYTVSHDDSGELTGVTAVVIATHGGPEAELIRAALDAGVGYIGLVASKVRGASILDGLALSENERARVHTPVGLAIGARTPAEIAVSIVAEIVAAIRIGGLPTVTPETIIDLKAGS
- a CDS encoding aerobic carbon-monoxide dehydrogenase large subunit; amino-acid sequence: MTTIESRPPTPEDLADNDQKPCGYGRMLRKEDPRFIRGRGTYVDDVVLPGMLHLAILRSPYAHARIVGVDTTAAQAHPKVKAVVTGADLADKGLAWMPTLSNDVQAVLATDKVRFQGQEVAFVVAEDRYSARDALELIDVEYEPLDPVVDARKALEPDAPVIRTDLEGKTDNHIFDWETGDAAATEAAFAKADVVVKQEMVYPRVHPAPMETCGAVADLDPVTGKLTLWTTSQAPHAHRTLYALVAGLPEHKIRVISPDIGGGFGNKVPIYPGYVCAIVGSLLLGKPVKWMEDRSENLTSTSFARDYIMVGEIAATKDGKILALRSNVLADHGAFNAQAAPTKYPAGFYGVFTGSYDLEAAYCHLTAVYTNKAPGGVAYACSFRITEAVYFVERLVDCLADELNMDPAELRLRNLLKPEQFPYTTKTGWVYDSGDYETTLRKAMAMLGYEQLRAEQKERRARGELMGIGMSFFTEAVGAGPRKDMDILGLGMADGCELRVHPTGKAVVRLSVQTQGQGHETTFAQIVAEELGIPPEDIEVVHGDTDQTPFGLGTYGSRSTPVSGAAAALVARKVRDKAKIIASGMLEVSVADLEWEKGKFHVKGDPSASVTIQDIAMRAHGAGDLPDGIEGGLDAEVCYNPSNLTYPYGAYFCVVDVDPGTGVVKVRRFLAVDDCGTRINPMIIEGQVHGGIVDGIGMALMEMIAFDEQGNCLGGSLMDYLIPTAMEVPHLETGYTVTPSPHHPIGAKGIGESATVGSPPAVVNAVVDALAPYGVRHVDMPLTPSRVWEAMQGRATPPI
- a CDS encoding (2Fe-2S)-binding protein, whose product is MQVTMTVNGEAVTADVEPRMLLVHFLRDQLRLTGTHWGCDTSNCGTCVVDVDGVPVKSCTMLAVMASGHSVRTVEGLEVDGRLDPVQEGFMRCHGLQCGFCTPGMMITARALLDRNPNPDEATIREAISGQICRCTGYTTIVRAIQWAAQHPKTAAEASA
- a CDS encoding FAD binding domain-containing protein, whose product is MQVPGPFEYERASSVDHAIGLLDRLGEGARVIAGGHSLLPMMKLRIANPEYLIDINDLAPELGYIITDPTLARIGAMTRHRDLLESDALAAWCPIFRDAERVIADPVVRNRGTLGGSLCQADPAEDLATVCTVLDAVCLARGPAGEREIAIGDFLTGPYETALAHNEILLEIRIPLRHNTSSAYAKVERRVGDWAVAAAGAAVTLGGDVIAAAKVGLTAVNPDAEALAEVSGALVGKPATEEVFAEGGRRAAAACEPVTDVRGTAEYKRHLAAELTTRTLRTAVERVRNIPLPQGN
- a CDS encoding XdhC family protein; the encoded protein is MREVIVDLMSIWHADATAGMATVVRTFASAPRLPGAALVVAPDGSVSGSVSGGCVESAVYELAAEVARTGKPRLERYGVSDGDAFAVGLTCGGIIDVFIEPVSKATFPDLDTVAEDIHSCRPVAVATVIAHPDPGRVGRRLVVRPDAVTGSLGSARVDAAATDDARGLLAVGRSDVLRYGPDGQRLGEGMEIFVSSYAPRPRLLVFGAIDFAAALARLGSFLGYRVTVCDARPVFATPGRFPGADEVVVEWPHRYLAAQAAAGAVDRDTVICVLTHDPKFDVPVLQLALRLDVGYVGAMGSRRTHEDRMVRLRAAGLRDAELNRLASPIGLDLGARTPEETAVSIAADIIARRWGGGGRRLADLDGPIHHDQQPTTSSVIP
- a CDS encoding LysR family transcriptional regulator, whose amino-acid sequence is MTPAQLRAYSAVARLGSVHAAAEQLGMSDAGISMHVAALRKELDDPLFIRTGTGLAFTPGGLRLASRAVEILGLQQQTAIEVTEAAHGRRLLRIAASSTFAEHAAPGLIDLFSSRADDLSVELSVHPTSRFGDLISSRAVDIAIGPAAESATGSDGIVVRPFLRYQIIAVTSPHSPLARGVPSPELLREQEWMLGPSAGSVDGEIAAILRNLAIPESRQRMFQSDAAALEEVQRAGGVTLTIGFAVAKDLAAGRLTHLTGPGLDVPGEWCTATLPPSARQPAVSELLRFITTPRCTQAMIRGTGVGVTRFRPKVHVTLWS